From a single Miscanthus floridulus cultivar M001 chromosome 8, ASM1932011v1, whole genome shotgun sequence genomic region:
- the LOC136474831 gene encoding uncharacterized protein, protein MSPPPSLKHLPPATAAAASPRAVATPRATGIRGACALPTRRLWCSASAAVAGASSEMADAPLDWAERSLEELRSLPDHDTFCLMALSPLDGRYDRFVKELMPFFSEFGLIRYRVLIEIKWLLKLSQIPEITEVPQFSKEAQAFLNAIIENFCIDDAKEVKKIEKVTNHDVKAVEYFLKQRCSSNPEIAKVLEFFHFGCTSEDINNLSHALALKEGVNRVMFPAMIDIFRALCSLATQNSGYPMLARTHGQPASPTTVGKEMANFAARLSNIGKSFSEVKILGKFAGAVGNYNANVVAYPEVDWPKVAEEFVRSLGLQFNPYVTQIEPHDYISKLFNLFTQFNNVLTDFDRDMWSYISLGYFKQIPKAGEVGSSTMPHKINPIDFENSDGNLCQANSILSGISMKLPISRLQRDLTDSTVLRNLGMGLGHSLLAYKATMNGISKVQVNESRLAEDLEQTWEVLAEPIQTVMRRYGIPEPYEKLKELTRGQAVTKDSMQQFIDGLDIPEEDRSRLSQLTPHSYTGLAEDLARDIEKWVVLESGFQIK, encoded by the exons ATGTCACCGCCGCCGTCGCTCAAGCACCTGCCCCCGGCAACCGCCGCCGCGGCCTCTCCGCGCGCGGTCGCCACCCCGAGAGCCACCGGGATTCGCGGCGCCTGTGCACTCCCGACTCGGCGCCTCTGGTGCTCAGCCTCCGCCGCCGTGGCCGGAGCTTCCAGCGAG ATGGCTGATGCTCCGCTGGACTGGGCGGAGAGGTCGCTGGAGGAGTTGCGGAGCTTGCCGGACCACGACACGTTCTGCCTGATGGCGCTCTCGCCGCTGGACGGGCGGTACGATCGCTTCGTCAAGGAGCTCATGCCCTTCTTCAGCGAGTTCGGCCTAATCAGATACCGCGTTCTCATCGAG ATCAAGTGGCTACTGAAACTTTCTCAAATTCCTGAGATCACTGAGGTGCCTCAGTTCAGCAAGGAAGCCCAGGCCTTCTTGAATGCTATTATCGAGAATTTTTGCATTGATGATGCAAAAGAAGTAAAGAAAATTGAGAAAGTAACCAACCATGATGTGAAAGCTGTCGAGTACTTTCTGAAGCAAAGGTGCAGCTCAAATCCAGAGATTGCGAAG GTGTTGGAGTTCTTCCATTTTGGTTGTACCTCTGAAGATATCAACAATTTGTCACATGCATTGGCTCTGAAAGAGGGGGTAAATAGAGTTATGTTCCCTGCCATGATCGACATCTTCAGAGCATTGTGTTCGTTGGCAACACAAAATTCAGGCTACCCTATGTTGGCTCGAACTCATGGGCAG CCAGCATCACCAACAACCGTGGGAAAGGAGATGGCAAACTTTGCGGCCAGATTATCTAATATAGGAAAGAGTTTCTCGGAGGTGAAGATACTAGGGAAATTTGCTGGTGCTGTCGGCAATTACAATGCCAATGTGGTTGCATATCCTGAAGTTGATTGGCCTAAGGTGGCAGAAGAGTTTGTTAGATCCTTGGGTTTGCAGTTTAATCCCTACGTTACTCAG ATTGAGCCTCATGACTACATATCAAAGCTCTTCAATCTATTCACCCAGTTCAACAATGTGTTGACTGATTTTGATAGAGACATGTGGTCCTATATATCATTAGGCTACTTCAAGCAG ATACCAAAGGCTGGTGAAGTTGGTTCTTCCACTATGCCTCATAAAATCAACCCCATTGATTTTGAAAATAGTGATGGCAATTTATGTCAGGCGAATTCTATATTATCTGGTATAAGCATGAAACTGCCAATATCCCGGTTGCAG CGTGACCTGACAGACTCAACTGTTTTGAGAAACTTGGGTATGGGATTAGGTCATTCTCTATTGGCTTACAAAGCTACCATGAATGGAATCAGCAAGGTTCAG GTGAATGAATCACGTTTAGCTGAAGACTTGGAGCAAACTTGGGAGGTCCTTGCTGAGCCAATACAGACA GTGATGCGAAGATATGGAATACCCGAACCTTATGAGAAGCTGAAGGAACTGACGAGAGGCCAAGCTGTCACGAAGGACAGCATGCAACAATTCATTGATGGTCTAGACATACCGGAGGAGGATCGATCAAGGCTTTCGCAGCTAACCCCGCATTCGTATACTGGGCTAGCGGAGGATTTGGCCAGAGACATCGAGAAGTGGGTTGTTCTTGAAtctggatttcaaatcaagtga